The following are encoded together in the Nocardioides okcheonensis genome:
- a CDS encoding sigma-70 family RNA polymerase sigma factor — translation MSDPDGSVPSLGDEDGVMAAYRQHGAEVYRFVLRGLGDPMSAQDVTQETFVKAWRHADRFDPEVGSLRVWLFGIARNTMIDHARARRARPWQGSLADPPTVEAAAGSVGDHADAVLDGWLVEEGLRRLAPHHREALVQTHLLGRPYDEVAAELSIPVGTLRSRVFYAMRALRAAMDEMGVSL, via the coding sequence GTGAGCGACCCCGACGGCAGCGTCCCCTCGCTCGGCGACGAGGACGGCGTGATGGCTGCCTACCGTCAGCACGGGGCGGAGGTCTACCGCTTCGTGCTGCGCGGGCTCGGCGACCCGATGTCGGCCCAGGACGTCACGCAGGAGACGTTCGTGAAGGCGTGGCGCCACGCCGACCGGTTCGACCCCGAGGTCGGCTCGCTGCGGGTCTGGCTGTTCGGGATCGCGCGCAACACGATGATCGACCACGCCCGCGCCCGCCGGGCCAGGCCCTGGCAGGGCAGCCTGGCCGACCCGCCGACGGTCGAGGCGGCGGCCGGCTCGGTGGGCGACCACGCGGACGCGGTGCTCGACGGGTGGCTCGTCGAGGAGGGCCTGCGCCGCCTGGCCCCGCACCACCGCGAGGCGCTGGTGCAGACCCACCTGCTGGGGCGTCCCTACGACGAGGTGGCCGCCGAGCTGTCGATCCCGGTCGGCACGCTCCGGAGCCGGGTGTTCTACGCGATGCGGGCCCTGCGGGCCGCGATGGACGAGATGGGAGTGAGCCTGTGA